The DNA window TTTCCGATGCGAAtatacaatttgttttcttcTAAACCACTTTTAGGACTGCTTTTTTAGGTTACATATATTAATTCTCCATATGATGCTTCTCAAGCTTAATATATTTgagtaaattttaaatgaatgtttTCCGCTTATGAACACGCTAGTTACATACAAGGTATCAGAATGGAATCCCCTCCTCGCAGAGCCAGAACCAAATGAAGAACAGATCCACCTTGCACTTTGTAGTCCGCCGCGGTTTTGTCGTCATTCCTGGAATGGGAGTCAGTTATTCACATCCGAAATGAGCTAAAATCAATGACCAATAGCTCAAAACTCACATTTGTTTGCCGGAGAAAATAAGACGCTGTTGCTGGGGTGGAATGCCCTCCTTTTCCTCCACGCGCTCCTTTATGCGATCTACCTTGTCTGTGGGCTCAATGTCGATCTCGATTTCCTTTCCGGTCAGGGTCTAATTAAATcataatacatatttacataaataatcCAACCACATATATATTCACTGTAATCTCCCCcgattttgttgttgtttggagTGGCGCTGGGCACGTTGGCTTTGATTTATCTTTATTCTAGttattttgaaatacatatccTCCCACTAACCTTCACTTTGATCAACATTTTGTCTGTATTTAACTAGCAGCTCCTCTACAAATTCAAAAGTTCCTAAATTTTTGCAAATCTCCACAGCTGGTTCTCTTTTTTTGGCTGTCACTTTCGGCGTTGGTACGACTGTCAAAACATCGATTACACTATCGATTTTCGGACTACACTATCGATTGTTTTACACTCTATTGAAAGTATAGTATTTTTTGTATCGTTTCTATCTCTTCAAATTCTCTACTTGGGCACCTgtaaaatattacattttgaCATTTATCTAAATTGGGCACCTgtaaaatattacattttgaCATTTATCTAAATTGGGCACCTgtaaaatattacattttgaCATTTATCTAAATTCGTTTTggttatttataatttatctAATTCGGTTTCGAGTCCTACTTAATTAGAACTGAAATTTTGATTAGTTTATTTAGAGCAATGTAAAACAAATCCATTGAGAACcatagaaataaaaagcgCCACATCTTAGAGGTTTCATTTAACAGTAATGTGCTAATTAATGTTGTAACTCGGAGATTAGAATATAAAGAAACTTATCTTTGTCTTTCCTTCCTTTTATTCAAATAAGTTCTAAGCCTTAATAACtaaatacacatatatttacaGTACTAAATGAATAATCATTTTGTTCTTTCGAAGTTACTGAGATCGCCAGCTCAGAAGTGCATCTCTAGGAGAGCTTCTTCAGTTTGTTCCAGTCGCGAATGGCTTCCCCTATGTGGCGTACATCCCGCGCATAGGTGCGACAACATCCCCCAATGACCTTGGCACCCAGTTGCGCCCACTCGGGTACGTAGTTTGCCAGGGGAACACAGTGCTCCTTTCCCTGCCAGCCGTTGACCACGTCGTAGACCTCCCCGCTATTGGGATACACCACCAGCGGTATCTGCTCACCCACTTCGCGGTCTCCATTCAAACTCTTAAAGAGAGGAGTCACAAACTTGGGATGCACACAATTTACTCCGATTGCCAGGCATTTATCCTGGGCATTACGCTCAGCCAATAAGTCCCAAATAGCATTTGTCGCATCCGCAAAGGTCTCTCCATGCGCCAAGGTATTTTCATCCTTGCACTGGAAAGCCACCCAGAACTTCACATCCGGATAATCATCGCACAGCATCTCCACCAGGGCCTCCGCCTCCATTTGGCAGGGAATCGTCTCGATGGCCAGCGCATCCACACCAGCCTCCAAGCATGCTTCGATCCTCACGCGATGCCAATCCGTAATCTCCTTGGCCGGCACGTAGTCGGCATAGCTACCGGTGTACTCGGAGCCATCGTGTAGGTGGGCCCCAAAGGGTCCAATAGAGGCGATGATCAGAGGGTATCCTAAAAAAAGAGTTCCGGACTTggttaatttttaaaatgaaattactAATGGAGCACGATtactaaacaaaacaaaaaaacaaattttattttgtttgaaataaTGCAACTTTTAAAActcaattgaatatttaatgaGTACCTAATTCCCTTGAGCGCAATCTAAAGTGCGATcgaaaatatcaattaatcTAACTCGAGCTGAACCATGTGGATGTCCGCTTACCCTCCGGCATCGCCAGCTGTGCCTGATAACACTCGGTGAGATAGCGCTCCTTGGCGATGTGTGCCAAGCGGACAGTGTTCCTTATCAGCTCTATGCTCTGCTCCTCGTCCAGCTCCAGATACTCCATGTAACCATCGACACTGGACTGGTAGGTGTTGGTCAAAATGATATCTGCACCATCTGGTATTGTCGAAGGGAAAATTTAGTTAGTCTGTTGCTAATTGCTACCAGCAAACATTTACTCACTCTGCAAAAAGTCCAGGTGGGTGCTGATGATGGCCGCCGGATTGGTGGCATTGAAGCGGGAACTCCATAGCGGATCCCCATCCACAGAGTCACCCACATGGACAGTCATCTGGGTGCCAAAACCGCCATCCTTCAGTAGCACGCGCGTCAAACCCATGATTAAAAGATTACTATGAGGGGAGGAACCATGGCCAATTGATTATTAGTTACATTTCTACGTCAGCGGGCTGCGAGATAATCAAGTATGTATATTAGGTCTGGCACCTGGATTCCACTGGAATCAGATCGATGTGATACAATGCAACGGAAAATCTAATCTCTAACTTGCAGTTCAACGAACTTGGAAGAAAAGAAGACGAGGGCTTCGACTGCTTAAGAACAACAATCAGGAAAACAGGTCTAAGTACTTTAGCTAAGATATATGGTTGTGGATCATATTTTAAGATTTATTATCAAAAAGGTTAGATTTTagctgaaaaatatttgcaaatatttcatttcaataaaaCGGATACAATTATAAAATCAAGGTCGTATTTTTAGGTATCTCAATAAATGCTACATtcgaaatatatacataaatacatgAGATCTTAAAAATTTGTCACCATTATATGGTTAATGTATATCTTTTAAAGTGAGTCATGAAAGAAGTGTcataattttgaattaaaatattttaatttaagttatatCAGTAGAAAAGCTTAAAAATTCCCTAGTTTTACTTTTAAGGATACCTCTTGGGTAGAGTATACAGAATCTATCAGTCAAAATCGACAAACACACGATAACGCCTCGCACTCACCTTGACAGCTTGTTTATGGATCTTGTAAATGGGCAAATTCAATAACAACTTTATTAGGCGCTAGACTGTCTGGTTATCAAGTGGTTATCACAAAACTTTCGGACCGGACCGGTGGATATGATCAGTCGCACTGGGTGCTCAACGAACGTTTAAGTGTTTCACTGCGCGACGAGGGGCTTTTATACTTTCTGAAGGGCCACTCAGCTGTGCGGCTTATCAGGGcgaaatttataataataataataataatttataacaaaacaaaacggcAAACACAAACATGAGAGTGCCCCCACCAAGTGATACTTTCTGGGCGGCGATAAGCCGGGTGCACAGCTGCCAGACGCTGGCCAGCCAGATTGGATTGTCCGGGTGGACTGCGACTCCCCCTCCACGAGGCTGATGAAATCGTCAGAGCGCCGCAGTGCGTGCTTCTGGCTTCCGAGTGACTCTGATCGGGATGTCGGCTCTGCTAAGTCGTCGTCGATAACCTCTGGACGCCGCATAGGACCAACACTACAAGATGTACTTGGTTGTTGACTCTGTCCTCCTCAAAGGAAAATGGGGGAGCTTCCGACTGCACACAATAGATTGTGGTCCAAAAATAGGTTTACTGATGTAGAAGAACAAAATAATGTGAAACCCCTTTTCTGGTAAACAAACAGCTAATGAACATGGAAATAAGATGACATAACAAAAGATACGATAGGATATCAATCAAATACCTCTTAACAAGGTGAGACTTAGGTGACGATTAAGAATAACATGAAGATTAGgaatacaattaaaaaaggAGTGAGAGAGGCTTTCATTCAGTAAAAAAAACAGGTAACATCTTGTTTTCTTAATACCTTGAAGTGggacaaaataaaatagttttgcaCAGATGGGGACGCAGTTCCATCGGACAAAACTGCCTCAGATTTAGAAGGCTAGTACTTCCACTTTCACTCCGTCCTTTCTCT is part of the Drosophila yakuba strain Tai18E2 chromosome 2R, Prin_Dyak_Tai18E2_2.1, whole genome shotgun sequence genome and encodes:
- the LOC6529635 gene encoding NEDD8, translating into MLIKVKTLTGKEIEIDIEPTDKVDRIKERVEEKEGIPPQQQRLIFSGKQMNDDKTAADYKVQGGSVLHLVLALRGGDSILIPCM
- the LOC6529636 gene encoding homocysteine S-methyltransferase; the protein is MGLTRVLLKDGGFGTQMTVHVGDSVDGDPLWSSRFNATNPAAIISTHLDFLQNGADIILTNTYQSSVDGYMEYLELDEEQSIELIRNTVRLAHIAKERYLTECYQAQLAMPEGYPLIIASIGPFGAHLHDGSEYTGSYADYVPAKEITDWHRVRIEACLEAGVDALAIETIPCQMEAEALVEMLCDDYPDVKFWVAFQCKDENTLAHGETFADATNAIWDLLAERNAQDKCLAIGVNCVHPKFVTPLFKSLNGDREVGEQIPLVVYPNSGEVYDVVNGWQGKEHCVPLANYVPEWAQLGAKVIGGCCRTYARDVRHIGEAIRDWNKLKKLS